The DNA window GGTGCTCTATACGTACGGGTTCGATGCGTCGATATTCCACAAGACCCCGGACATAGTGGTGCAGCCCAGGACCACCGAGCAGGTATCCGAGATAATGAAGATCGCTTCCGAATACAAGATTCCGGTCGTTCCGCGCGGGGCGGGCACCGGGCTCTGCGGAGCGGCCGTCCCCATTAAGGGCGGCATAGTTATGGCGATGCAGAGGATGAACAAAGTCAAAAAGGTCAGCGTCGCGGATCTTTGGGTGGATGTGGAGGCCGGATGCGTCTACAACGACCTCAACGATACGCTCTCAAAATACGGGTTCTTCTTCCCGCCTTCCCCCGGATCGGCCGAAGCCTGCCAGATCGGCGGGATGGTAGCGACTAACGCTTCGGGCATGCGCGCGGTGAAATACGGGGCCACCAGGGATTTCGTCCTGGGCATGACGTTCGTGAAAGCCGACGGAGAGATCGTCCGCTGCGGCACCAGGACCATCAAAGACGCGTCCGGATATCAGCTGGCGCGCCTTCTGTGCGGCTCGGAGGGGACGCTCGGAATCATCACCGAGGTGACCCTGAAGCTCACCACCAAGCCCAAGAAGTCCGCATCCTGTCTCTGCGCTTTCGAGGACGTGGAGAAGGCCGGGGAATGCATTTCGAACATAATCGCCAAGCCTCTGATACCGGCGTCGTGCGAGCTCATGGACAGCGTGAGCATCTCCGCCGTCAACAAGGCCCGCGGCAACCCTCTCCCGGATTGCGGCGCGCTATGCATCGTCGAAGTCGACGGGGAGACGGATGAGATCATCGACAGGGATCTGAAGATCGTAGAGGAGGTGGCCAAATCATCCGGAGCTATAGCAGTCACTCCAACGAAGGACAAGGCGCTCATCGCCAAGTGGACCGACGCCAGGAAATCTGTCATGGTATCTCTGGCCGCACTCAAGCCTGGATGCTCATCCGTATCGCTGGCTGATGATATGGGAGTCCCGATTTCCCAGGTTCCCAAAGCCGTCAAAGCTTTCAAGGAGATATCCGAGAGATACAACGTCACCGTTGCTACCTACGGCCACGCATCGGACGGCAACCTCCACACGAAGATGGTAATCGATCCCACGGACAAAGACGAGTGGGACAGAGGCGTCAAAGCCGTCGACGAGATCTTCGACGTCTGCATCGAGCTTGGCGGGACGGTCACCGGGGAGCACGGGGTCGGAATCGCCAAAGCGCCCAACTTCCAGAAGGAGAGGGCCACCGAGCTCTCCACGATCAGGGCCATAAAACAGGCCATGGATCCGGACAACATTCTGAATCCCGGGAAAGCGGACCAGTGGGCCGGCCCTATCCTCGGGAACCTTAGGTACCCCTGCAAGGAGTACATGTGAAAACGGGAGGGGGTTTCCCCTCCATTTATTGTTTTTATTGTTCAAAGAGTGTAGTAAAGCCCCATCCTGAAGAGCAGGATGAATTCCGCGGCGGCCAC is part of the Candidatus Methanomethylophilaceae archaeon genome and encodes:
- a CDS encoding FAD-binding protein → MEQEIIDRIEGVVGKDGYSVEPAVLYTYGFDASIFHKTPDIVVQPRTTEQVSEIMKIASEYKIPVVPRGAGTGLCGAAVPIKGGIVMAMQRMNKVKKVSVADLWVDVEAGCVYNDLNDTLSKYGFFFPPSPGSAEACQIGGMVATNASGMRAVKYGATRDFVLGMTFVKADGEIVRCGTRTIKDASGYQLARLLCGSEGTLGIITEVTLKLTTKPKKSASCLCAFEDVEKAGECISNIIAKPLIPASCELMDSVSISAVNKARGNPLPDCGALCIVEVDGETDEIIDRDLKIVEEVAKSSGAIAVTPTKDKALIAKWTDARKSVMVSLAALKPGCSSVSLADDMGVPISQVPKAVKAFKEISERYNVTVATYGHASDGNLHTKMVIDPTDKDEWDRGVKAVDEIFDVCIELGGTVTGEHGVGIAKAPNFQKERATELSTIRAIKQAMDPDNILNPGKADQWAGPILGNLRYPCKEYM